CTCTTTGCTTAGGAACTGCTTGTTATGTAAGAGGTGCCGAGAAAATTCTCGACGCGATTAAAAAAGAAATCAACATTAATGTTGGTGAAACAACTCCAGATGGTAAATTTTCAATTACTGCACTTCGTTGTATAGGTGCGTGTGGTTTAGCACCTGTTATTATGGTAGGTGAAAAAGTGTATGGTCGTATTACACCAGACATGGTAAAAGGAATTTTAGATAATTACAGATAATTATATTTTTAAGGAGGAACAGATAATGGCTAAAATCAAATCATTTGAAGAACTTAAAAAAATCAAAGATCAAGTTCAATCTAAAGTCGACTTAAGAGAAAAAGGCGAAAATATTGATAGTTTAGTTCAAATTAGAGTGGCAATGGCAACATGCGGTATCGCATCTGGAGCTAGAGAAATTATGAACTATATGATTGATGAATTGGCAAGTCAAGGTATTGGAAACGTAGTTGTAACACAAACAGGTTGTATGGGTTATTGTTATGCTGAACCAACCATTGAAGTAACAACACCAGGAAAAGAAGCAGTAATTTATGGTGATGTAACACAAGAAAAAGCAAAAGAAATTATTGATAACCATATAATCAATGGTGAGTTAGTAGATGGCATTATACCAATGACTCATAAAACAATTGATCAATAAATGATTTAAGTAATCAATCAATAAGAAATAAATTATCATCTTACCGAAAAAGATTGGGAGGTTAAAAAATGGCTAATTATAATATGCATATGTTGGTCTGTGCAGGAACAGGCTGTAAATCAGCTGATTCTGATGAAATTATTGCAAACTTAGAAAAATGTGTCGAAGAAGCTAATTTGTCAGATGAAGTACAAGTATTAAAGACAGGCTGTTTCGGATTTTGCGAAAAAGGACCTGTAGTAAAAATATTACCTGATAACACATTTTACGTTCAAGTAACACCTGATGATGCTGATGAAATTATTAAAGAACACATCATTAAGGGTAGAAAAGTAGAAAGATTATTATATGTAGATCCAAAAACAGAGGAAATGGTTTCCGATTCTAAACACATGGATTTCTACAAGAAACAATTACGTATTGCACTTAGAAACTGTGGATTAATTGATCCAGATAATATTGACGAGTACATAGCAAGAGACGGTTACCATGCTTTAGGAATGGCTTTAACTGAAATGACACCTCAAGAAGTAATTAAGGTTGTTAAAGATTCAGGCCTAAGAGGTAGAGGGGGCGGCGGCTTCCCAACTGGTCTTAAATGGGAAATTGCATCTAAAAATGATGCTGATCAAAAATATGTTGTATGTAATGCTGATGAAGGAGATCCAGGTGCTTTCATGGACCGTTCTATATTAGAAGGAGACCCACATTCAGTAGTCGAAGCAATGGCTATTTGTGGTTACTCTATGGGCGCTACAATAGGTAAGGTTTATATTCGTGCAGAATATCCACTTGCAATCACACGTTTAGAAAAAGCAATTGAAGATGCAAGAGGCTACGGTTTACTTGGCAAGGATATTATGGGTACTGGTTTTGATTTTGATATTGATCTAACCTTTGGCGCAGGCGCTTTCGTTTGTGGTGAAGAAACAGCATTAATTCATTCAATGGAAGGTGAGCGTGGCGAACCTACTACAAAACCTCCATTCCCAGCAGAATCAGGATATTGGGGTAAACCAACTAACGTTAATAACGTTGAAACCTTTGCAAACGTACCAGTTATCTTATTAAAAGGTGCAGACTGGTTCTCGAGTATTGGTTCAGAAAAATCAAAAGGTACAAAAGTATTTGCATTAGCTGGTAAAATTAATAACGTAGGTCTTATTGAAGTACCAATGGGTACAACACTTCGCGAAGTTATTTATGACATCGGTGGTGGCATCAAAGACGGAAAGAAATTCAAAGCTGTTCAAACAGGCGGACCATCAGGTGGTTGCTTAACTATGAATGACTTAGATACACCAATTGACTATGACAACTTAATTGCAAAAGGATCTATGATGGGTTCAGGCGGTATGATTGTTATGGACGAAGATGACTGTATGGTAGCAGTTGCTAAATTCTACTTAGAGTTCACAGAAGAAGAATCTTGTGGTAAATGTACACCTTGTCGTGTAGGTACGAAGAGATTATCTGAGTTACTTGAGATCATTACAGAGGGTAAGGGTAAAATGGAACACCTTGATGAGCTTAAGAGATTAAGTAGAGTAATTAAAGATACTGCACTTTGCGGACTTGGTCAAACAGCACCTAATCCAGTTTTATCAACTATGGATGCTTTCTGGGATGAATACATTGCCCATATTCAAGATGGTAAATGTCCAGCAGGACAATGTACGAACTTACTTCAATTTATTATTAGCGATACAACATGTGTTGGCTGTACAGCTTGTGTTAGGGTTTGTCCTACAAATGCGATTACAGGAACAGTTAAAAAGCCACATACAATTGATCAAGCAAAATGTATCAAATGTGGTGCATGCTACGATAAATGTAAATTTGGAGCTATTTCAAAAAAATAATCTATTCAGTTATAAATTACACATGTAGACAATCGTTTTTGAAAATTGTTGAAGGTGATTATTTATCGGAAGTATAGATTGAAATTAAATAGATAAAAAAGGAGTGTAACCCATGTCAGATATTAAAGTTATTGTTGACAATAAAGAAGTGCTTGTACCTAGTGGTAGTACTATTTTAGATGCCACTAAAAAGGCAGGCGTTCATGTTCCAACATTATGTCATTTAGATTTACATGACACTAAAATGGTGAACCAAGCTGCTTCATGTCGTGTTTGTGTTGTAGAAGTTGCTGGAAGAAGAAACCTTGCACCTTCATGTGCTACTCCAGCTACAGATGGAATGGAAATTAAAACAAACACAATGAGAGTTTTGGAAGCAAGAAAAACAGTATTAGAATTATTAATTTCAGATCACCCTAAAGATTGCTTAAGCTGTGCTAAAGCAGGCGAGTGTGAGCTTCAAGATTTAGCTGCAAGATGTGGACTTAGAAAAATTGACATAACTGGTCAAGCTCAATCTACATATAAAAAAGATATTACTAGATCATTAATCCGTGATATGGACAAATGTATTATGTGCCGTCGTTGTGAAACGATGTGTAACGTAGTTCAAGATGTTGGTGCATTATCAGGAATCAATAGAGGTTTTAACGCAGTAGTATCACCTGCATTTGAACTACCAATGGGCGAAACTGTATGTACTCATTGTGGACAATGTGTTGCAGTTTGTCCTACAGGTGCATTAACTGAAAACGATGCAACTTGGGAAGTTGTTCAAGCTTTAGCTGACCCTGAAAAAGTTGTAGTTGTTCAAACTGCGCCTGCAGTAAGAGTTGCAATTGGTGAAGAGTTTGGTAAAGGTCCAGGAAGTATTGTTACAGGTCAAATGGTAACGGCGCTTAGACAATTAGGCTTTGATCAAGTATTTGACACTGATTTTGCAGCGGATTTAACTATATTAGAAGAAGGTACTGAGTTACTAGGCAGATTAGAAGCATTCTTAGGTGGAGACACAAGAGCATTACCAATTTTAACTTCTTGCTGTCCAGCATGGGTTAACTTTATTGAAAGCCAATTTCCAGAGTTAATTGATATTCCTTCATCAGCGAAATCTCCTCAACAAATGTTTGGTGCTGTTGCAAAAACATATTTTGCACAAAAATTGAACATTCCTAGAGAAAAGATGGTTGTAGTTTCAGTAATGCCTTGTCTTGCTAAGAAATATGAAGCATCAAGAAAAGAATTTGCTGTAGATGGAAATCCAGATGTAGATATTGTAATCTCAACTCGTGAATTAGGTCATCTTATTAAGCATGCTAATATTGACCTAGCATCATTAGAAGAATCAGAGTTTGACAATCCATTAGGTATTTCAACTGGTGCTGGAGTTATTTTCGGTACAACTGGTGGTGTTATTGAAGCAGCAGTTCGTACAGCATATGAAGTATATACGAAAAAACCATTACCAAAAATTGACTTTGAAGAGTTAAGAGGATTTGATGGCGTAAGAGTAGCTTCGGTCGATGTAGATGGCTTAATGCTTAACATTGGTATTGCTCATGGACTTGGAAATGCAAAATCTTTACTTAAAGAAGTAAGAGATGGCAACCCAAGAAACCTTCATGCAATTGAAGTTATGGCTTGTCCTGGCGGATGTATTGGTGGAGCTGGTCAACCTTATCATCATGGAGATTCAGAAATCCTTAAGAAACGTCAAGCAGCACTTTATCAAATAGATAGAGAAATGCCAATTAGAAAGTCACATGAAAATCCAGCTATTACTGAGATTTATGAAACTTTCCTTGGAAAACCAATGAGTGAATTATCTCACAAGTTACTTCATACTCATTACCATGTTAAAGATAAAGTATAATAGATAAATTAAATTGCCAAATGGGCTATCTCAAAGTAGATCAATTCTACGTAGAGGTAGCCTGTTTTTTAGGTTTATTGGGGACAGGTTAAAGGGTAGGTTATAGGGGACAGGTACTATTGTCTTAAAATAGGTTATAGGGGACAGGTACTATTGTCTTAAGAAGAGAGATTAGTTAGCAAACTGAAGTCATAGGGGACAGGTACTGTTGTCTTAAAAAGAGCCAACTATAACAGTGGAAACTAATAGCATTTTTAATAGGGAGTTCCAAAGAGAAAAAGGTGAGGAAAAGTGCCTGTCCCCTTTCACCTGCATAACAAAATTTACGATTATTTAAAAATTATTCACTTGTCAAATTTTTTCAATTTTCGACATATTTACATACAATTCAAGAAATAATGCATAATTTAATTTTAAAGTTGGGAACAAATACCTATATCATTTTACCTTTTAAATCATTAAGTCTTTGTTATACAATGTATATATTTTGAACACAAAAATTAATGTAATTGAACAAGAAAATTAAGGTATATATCGGGCATAAGTTGGTTTACATAACACGAATGTTAAAAAATAATATCCACATCCAAAAAATGAAAAAATCCAAGAATTTAGGGTTGTGCACAGAGTTAAACACACTATCCACATAAATTATGTAGTCATGACAGCGATAATTGAGAGTTATCCACAGGAAGATGTGTTAAATTGTATGAATTAACAGACAAATGACTAATTAATCAGATTATTTATTTTTCAATGCATAAAAGGAAATTTGAAACAAATATAGAATATTTAAGTATAATTACTTGTTGATATGGATGCCTAAATTCTAGTTATACATAGACAAGATATTTTAACAGTAATTATATATTAAGAAGCAAATGATATGTACATCTCTCATATCATTTTGGAAGGAGTGTTATATATGCGTTATATTATTACGGGTAAAAATATTGATGTTACAAAAGCTCTTAAAGATGTAGTAATGGAGAAGATTGGTAAACTTGAAAAGTACTTTTCTAAAGACAATGAAGCAATTATTACAATGGTTGTTGAAAAACAGCGTCAAATCATCGAGGTAACGATACCTATTAAAGGAAGTATCATTCGAGCTGAGGAAGAAGCAGAAAGCATGTATGCGGCTATTGACTTGGTGGTAGATGTTCTTGAAAGACAATTGTTGAAGCATAAAAATAAACTCATGGATAAGCATAGGCATCACGGTACTTTTAAACAAGACTTCATAGATCATGAATATTTTCATGATAAAGAAGGTATTGAAATTGTTAGAAGTAAAAAGTTTGCAGTCAAGCCAATGGATTCTGAAGAAGCTTGTATGGAAATGGATTTATTAGGACATGACTTCTATGTTTTTAGAAATAGTGAAACAGATGAAGTTAATGTAGTATATAAAAGAAAAAGTGGAAACTATGGTTTAATAGAGCCAGATGGAATTGAAGAATAAGATAATCATTGCTTAAAACATAATATGAGGATTTTTTACAAGAGCATCCTGTAAGGATGCTCTTGTTTATAACCTGAAGGAGGATATCATATGAAATACTCATGGATTGATGAATACTGCTTATCAAAGAAAGGAGCTGTAAAGGAATATAAAGTTGAATGGGATGCAATACGATACCTTATCGGCAATAAAATGTTTGCCATGCAGGGTGGTGATAAAGAAAAGAAAGCAATCATTACTTTGAAAAACGAACCACAATTTGGACAAATACTAAGAACACAGCATAAACACATTATTGCAGGATATTATATGAATAAGGACCATTGGAGCTCGGTCTATTTAGATGGTATTGTACCAGATGAGGTGCTACAGCATATGATTGATCAATCCTATGAATTGGTACTAGGTGCAATGAGTAAAAAGGCACAAAAAGAAATATTAGAAGGATAGAAACGGGCATAAGGAAATAAACGATTTGTAACAAAAATTAGGTAAATATACGAAATGAATAGTTCTACAAGTTATGAGAATTCATTTGGTTAGGGGAGTGATGAAATGCAGAAACAAAAGTATATCAAAGTTGGAATTGGCTTTTCAACTGGGAGAAAAAGTTTTCAAAAGGTGCTAAGAACATATATGCATAGTTGGAAGGAATCGGGTTTGGTAGAAAATGAAAAGATTAGTTTGAATCTTTTTGTTGCTTATGACCTTAATTATAACAAAACGAAAAGAGCGGATTACACCAATATACATCCTGAACTCGTTGAGCAGATTGATAGCAGTAAATTTATTGGAATCGAAGCTATTCAAGAAGAAATTGAGTATTTAGTGAATGAAGGTATTATATCGAGTAATGAAGCGACCTTGATATTTGGAAAGGGGTATGCTGGTAAACGTAATGCAGTGTTGTATAACGCTATAAAGAATAATATGGATTATCTGATTTTTTTAGATGATGACGAATATCCATTGGCTGTAACCAATACACGTAATACTGCAATTTGGGGAGGTCAGCAGGTTCTTACGAATCATCTTAAACATATTGCTGGTGCAGACATTACTCATGGACATCATTGTGGTTATATATCACCAATTCCATCTTTAGAATTTAATGACATAATGACCGAAACTGATTTTCGTATTTTTATTGAAGCAATTAGCAATGATATTGTTAATTGGGATACTTTGAAAACCAATATGAAAAACGGTGGTGTTACATATGCTGATATAAGCATATTAACCAGCGATGAGGCTACAGAGGTACAGGAAACAAATCATGCTAAATTCATCTCAGGTGCAAATTTGTGCATTAATCTAGTTGATTCACAACGTGTTTTTCCTTTTTACAATCCACCGTCAGCTAGAGGCGAGGATACCTTTTTGAGTACCTGTCTAAGTGATCGAAAGGTGCTTCGTGTTCCATGTTACGCGTTCCATGATGGGTTCTCAACCTATAATCACCTTTTAGAAGGAGTTTTACCTATTCGCTTGAAGCCGATCATAGCCGATAATGAAAAGATTATTACTCGATTTTACAAAGCTTGTATAGGCTGGATTCGATATAAACCTTTACTACTCTATATCACACAACCAGATTGTTACGAAGAAAGAATTGATGAAATGCGGGAGCAGCTTAAAGTAACATTGCCAAAAATCTGTGCATATTTTAAACAACCAAATTTTATGAATGTCTTAACTGAATTAGAAAAATACAATAGGAATGTCAAAAATCACTATAATAAATTTCAAGAAACACAACGTGTTTGGTCAAAAATTATGACACACTTTGCAGATCTTAAATAAGTATGCCATAGGGTAAGTGAATAGATGAGTAAAGAGCTAAGTAAAATAATTACTTAGCTCTTTCGTAATTTGTGTTAGATATTATATTATCAATGAGATTACATGAACTCTTATACTGTTGCATTTAAGTCATCTTCTGATAATTGAAGCGTTTCAACTGCAAGATCTCTTAATTTGAACTTTTGTATTTTACCACTAGCAGTCATAGGAAAGCTATCTGTAAAGAAAATATGTTTAGGAACCTTGTGTCTTGCCATGTGTGTACGAACTTCATCCTTGATGTTATCAACGGTAAGGGTAGAACCTTCCTTCAAAATAACAAATGCGCCTACGACTTCATTATATTCCTTATCTGGAATACCAATAACTTGAACATCCAATATACCATCAACAGTGTACAGAAATTCCTCGATTTCCTTAGGGTAAATATTCTCACCACCACGAATAATCATGTCTTTGATCCGACCAGTAATTTTATAATAGCCTTCTTCATCCATTGTAGCTAAATCACCAGTATGTAGCCAACCATTTTCATCGATTGCAGCAGAAGTGGCTTCAGGCATTTTGTAATAGCCTTTCATAACATTATAGCCTCTAGCTACAAATTCTCCTTGAATACCGTATGGTGAGGTTTCACCAGTCTCTGGATCTACGACTTTACATTCTACAAAAGGAAGGGCACGTCCTACAGTTGTAACCTTTCTTTCTATACTATCATCAGCCTTTGATTGTGTACAAACAGGAGCTGCTTCAGTTTGCCCGTAGGCAATGGTTATTTCTGTACAACCCATATCTTCCACTACTTGTCTCATCGCTTTTTCAGGGCAAGGTGAGCCAGCCATTATTCCAGTTCTTAGTGAAGTAAAATCATAATTTTTGAAATTTGGATGATTAAGCATTGCAATCCACATTGTTGGAACACCATGACATGCTGTACATTTTTCTTTGTCAAGTGTAGACATAACAACTTCTGGATTATAATGATCAACAGGCACCATAGTAGAACCATGCGTTACACAAGCAAGTAAACCGAGTACAAGACCAAAGCAATGGAAGAAAGGTACAGGAATGCACAAACGATCATCCTTTGTAAAGTGCATACAGTCACCAATGTTTTTTCCGTTGTTCACAATATTGTAGTGAGTCAACATAACACCTTTTGGAAAACCAGTGGTTCCCGAGGTATATTGCATATTGATGATATCATCAGGATCTAAAGATCGTTGAATACTGAACAGGTCTTCGTCAGGAATATCTTTACCTAAGGAAGTGAGGTCTTTCCAATGATACATTCCTGCATACGTAGCATTATCTAAATAAATAATGTTTTTTAAATAGGGGAACTTAACAGAGTTTAATTTGCCAGGTTCCGATTGGCTAAGTTCAGGGCACAATTTATTTAATATTTCTACATAATTAGTATCCTTAAAACCGTCCATTAAAATTAAAGTTGTTGAATCAGATTGTTTCAATAAATATTCTGCTTCATAGATTTTATAATTTGTGTTAACAGTTACGAGGACAGCTCCAATTTTAGCGGTTGCAAATAATGCGGTAATCCATTCGGGATAATTAGTTGCCCAAACAGCAACACTATCTCCCTTTTTAATACCTAAAGCCATAAAGCCTTTAGCAACTTGATTAATTTCATCTCTTAGTTCACCATAAGTTTTCCTATAATCTTGATCTCCATAGGCAACACCTTCATGATTAGGATAAGCATCTGCAACTTGGTCAATTAAATCACCCATAGTTAGTTTAACAAGGCCTTTTGCTGTTAACACATTAGAGGAAGATACTTGATAAGATTTAATGGTATTCATGAAGTGAGGGAAAACAATACCGGGATCTTCTAAATCCTTTTGCCATCTTTTTGTCCATTCAAGTACAACATAACCATCGTATTGATCAGCTGATAAATATTTAATAAGTTCCTTTATTGGTATAGTACCCTCTCCGAGCATTTTATAGATTACAGTACCATTTACAACAACAGAGTCCTTAACATGAATGTATTTAATAAATGACTTTAATGTATCGTAAGTATGTTCCAAGGTTTCATTCATGAAAGTAAAAGGATGGTGTATATCCCAGAGAACGCCTACATTTTCTTTTTTTAGAGAACCAATAAAAGCTTTCATAGTAGCAGAATTGGCAAATACACCATTTGTTTCAATTAAAATGGTGACATCCTTGCTTTTGGCATAATCAGCTAAAATAATTGTTGCTTCTCTAACAGCATTCATGTCAACAGGTTCAGTAACATGGGGCTCTTTATCACCAAGAACTCTAACATATTTTACGCCAAGATTACTTGCAAGGTCTATATATTCTTTGCCATCACTAAGATGTTGCAAAAGATTTACTTGATCAAATAAATAACAAGCAGAAGAAAGACATGAGATCTCAAGATTAAGATGATTTAATTTTGACTTAGTAGCTTCAATGTTTTCTGGTGTGAAAGGCAAAGCCTTTGGTGCGAATAGTTGATGTGCTATGCCTCGCACTTCAATTCCATCAAAACCTAGGTCTTTAGCAGTTGATATCATATCTGACCATGACCAGTTAGGACATCCTAATGTGGAAAAAGCTAATTTCATAGATAATACCCCCTAATTTATTTGATTACGAATCATGTAATGCATAAGTAATTGGAAAAGCGGCAGAAGTGTAACGAGGATATTAACTCCCTTTAGCCGATTTTCTTATAATACTATGAAGTTTACAAGTATTTTAACATAAATCAGATACATTGAGCAATTATTTTCAACTTAGGCCTGTTACAAATCAATAACAAAAAAGAAATTAATATTGAATAACCTACCACTTAATGGTAGAATGAAATAATGTGAATATAAAAAACATACATGATTATTGTATAAAAATAGACTATAATTGTAAGAATAAGGTAATCACAATCTTGTTTTACTCAATGGAATGGAAGGTGTAAATAATGAATGTATTTGAAAAAATATTTGGAACACATAGTGAAAGAGAATTAAAAAGAATAGTAGACTTGGTAGATCAAATCGAGAATTTAGAAGATAAGTTTAAAGGTC
This sequence is a window from Firmicutes bacterium HGW-Firmicutes-1. Protein-coding genes within it:
- a CDS encoding NADP oxidoreductase; this encodes MAKIKSFEELKKIKDQVQSKVDLREKGENIDSLVQIRVAMATCGIASGAREIMNYMIDELASQGIGNVVVTQTGCMGYCYAEPTIEVTTPGKEAVIYGDVTQEKAKEIIDNHIINGELVDGIIPMTHKTIDQ
- a CDS encoding NADH-quinone oxidoreductase subunit J/K translates to MANYNMHMLVCAGTGCKSADSDEIIANLEKCVEEANLSDEVQVLKTGCFGFCEKGPVVKILPDNTFYVQVTPDDADEIIKEHIIKGRKVERLLYVDPKTEEMVSDSKHMDFYKKQLRIALRNCGLIDPDNIDEYIARDGYHALGMALTEMTPQEVIKVVKDSGLRGRGGGGFPTGLKWEIASKNDADQKYVVCNADEGDPGAFMDRSILEGDPHSVVEAMAICGYSMGATIGKVYIRAEYPLAITRLEKAIEDARGYGLLGKDIMGTGFDFDIDLTFGAGAFVCGEETALIHSMEGERGEPTTKPPFPAESGYWGKPTNVNNVETFANVPVILLKGADWFSSIGSEKSKGTKVFALAGKINNVGLIEVPMGTTLREVIYDIGGGIKDGKKFKAVQTGGPSGGCLTMNDLDTPIDYDNLIAKGSMMGSGGMIVMDEDDCMVAVAKFYLEFTEEESCGKCTPCRVGTKRLSELLEIITEGKGKMEHLDELKRLSRVIKDTALCGLGQTAPNPVLSTMDAFWDEYIAHIQDGKCPAGQCTNLLQFIISDTTCVGCTACVRVCPTNAITGTVKKPHTIDQAKCIKCGACYDKCKFGAISKK
- a CDS encoding NADH:ubiquinone oxidoreductase; the encoded protein is MSDIKVIVDNKEVLVPSGSTILDATKKAGVHVPTLCHLDLHDTKMVNQAASCRVCVVEVAGRRNLAPSCATPATDGMEIKTNTMRVLEARKTVLELLISDHPKDCLSCAKAGECELQDLAARCGLRKIDITGQAQSTYKKDITRSLIRDMDKCIMCRRCETMCNVVQDVGALSGINRGFNAVVSPAFELPMGETVCTHCGQCVAVCPTGALTENDATWEVVQALADPEKVVVVQTAPAVRVAIGEEFGKGPGSIVTGQMVTALRQLGFDQVFDTDFAADLTILEEGTELLGRLEAFLGGDTRALPILTSCCPAWVNFIESQFPELIDIPSSAKSPQQMFGAVAKTYFAQKLNIPREKMVVVSVMPCLAKKYEASRKEFAVDGNPDVDIVISTRELGHLIKHANIDLASLEESEFDNPLGISTGAGVIFGTTGGVIEAAVRTAYEVYTKKPLPKIDFEELRGFDGVRVASVDVDGLMLNIGIAHGLGNAKSLLKEVRDGNPRNLHAIEVMACPGGCIGGAGQPYHHGDSEILKKRQAALYQIDREMPIRKSHENPAITEIYETFLGKPMSELSHKLLHTHYHVKDKV
- the raiA gene encoding ribosomal subunit interface protein; translation: MRYIITGKNIDVTKALKDVVMEKIGKLEKYFSKDNEAIITMVVEKQRQIIEVTIPIKGSIIRAEEEAESMYAAIDLVVDVLERQLLKHKNKLMDKHRHHGTFKQDFIDHEYFHDKEGIEIVRSKKFAVKPMDSEEACMEMDLLGHDFYVFRNSETDEVNVVYKRKSGNYGLIEPDGIEE
- a CDS encoding DNA-binding protein produces the protein MKYSWIDEYCLSKKGAVKEYKVEWDAIRYLIGNKMFAMQGGDKEKKAIITLKNEPQFGQILRTQHKHIIAGYYMNKDHWSSVYLDGIVPDEVLQHMIDQSYELVLGAMSKKAQKEILEG
- a CDS encoding AMP-dependent synthetase, which codes for MKLAFSTLGCPNWSWSDMISTAKDLGFDGIEVRGIAHQLFAPKALPFTPENIEATKSKLNHLNLEISCLSSACYLFDQVNLLQHLSDGKEYIDLASNLGVKYVRVLGDKEPHVTEPVDMNAVREATIILADYAKSKDVTILIETNGVFANSATMKAFIGSLKKENVGVLWDIHHPFTFMNETLEHTYDTLKSFIKYIHVKDSVVVNGTVIYKMLGEGTIPIKELIKYLSADQYDGYVVLEWTKRWQKDLEDPGIVFPHFMNTIKSYQVSSSNVLTAKGLVKLTMGDLIDQVADAYPNHEGVAYGDQDYRKTYGELRDEINQVAKGFMALGIKKGDSVAVWATNYPEWITALFATAKIGAVLVTVNTNYKIYEAEYLLKQSDSTTLILMDGFKDTNYVEILNKLCPELSQSEPGKLNSVKFPYLKNIIYLDNATYAGMYHWKDLTSLGKDIPDEDLFSIQRSLDPDDIINMQYTSGTTGFPKGVMLTHYNIVNNGKNIGDCMHFTKDDRLCIPVPFFHCFGLVLGLLACVTHGSTMVPVDHYNPEVVMSTLDKEKCTACHGVPTMWIAMLNHPNFKNYDFTSLRTGIMAGSPCPEKAMRQVVEDMGCTEITIAYGQTEAAPVCTQSKADDSIERKVTTVGRALPFVECKVVDPETGETSPYGIQGEFVARGYNVMKGYYKMPEATSAAIDENGWLHTGDLATMDEEGYYKITGRIKDMIIRGGENIYPKEIEEFLYTVDGILDVQVIGIPDKEYNEVVGAFVILKEGSTLTVDNIKDEVRTHMARHKVPKHIFFTDSFPMTASGKIQKFKLRDLAVETLQLSEDDLNATV